In Pleurocapsa sp. PCC 7319, the following are encoded in one genomic region:
- the coaD gene encoding pantetheine-phosphate adenylyltransferase, which yields MIAIYPGSFDPITLGHIDIIERGAKLFDRVIVAVLSNPSKKPLFTVDKRIEQITECTQHIANVKVDSFVGLTVEYAKLHHAGVLLRGLRVLSDFEKELQMAHTNKTLNHDIETVFLATTKEYSFLSSSIVKEIAQFGGTIDHLVSENVAQDMYSKYQNQ from the coding sequence ATGATTGCTATTTATCCAGGTAGCTTTGATCCCATCACCTTAGGTCATATTGATATTATTGAAAGAGGAGCAAAATTATTTGATCGAGTTATTGTTGCTGTTCTTTCTAATCCTAGTAAGAAACCTTTATTCACTGTAGACAAAAGAATCGAACAAATTACTGAATGTACGCAACATATCGCTAACGTTAAGGTAGATAGTTTTGTGGGATTGACTGTTGAGTATGCCAAACTACACCATGCAGGAGTATTACTCAGAGGGTTAAGAGTGTTATCAGATTTTGAGAAAGAGTTACAGATGGCACATACTAATAAAACACTTAATCATGATATTGAAACCGTATTTTTAGCTACAACTAAAGAATATAGTTTTTTGAGTAGTAGTATTGTCAAAGAAATAGCTCAATTTGGAGGTACGATCGATCATTTGGTTTCAGAAAATGTTGCTCAAGATATGTATTCTAAGTATCAAAACCAATAA
- a CDS encoding helix-turn-helix domain-containing protein has translation MPRLAPKPVKLDNEEKQELEKILARHSTSQQVAKRAKIILLASQGKNHRTIAKELDISRKMARLWRERWLQLKQKDALVKERLLDAERPGSPTKFTTEQVLQLFAIACESPEKYGRPISHWTSRELAEEMVKQGIVGSISTRHVGRLLSEATLKPHVSEYWLNPPPTKSLMKKSKTSVGCTNKHKI, from the coding sequence ATGCCAAGACTAGCTCCTAAACCAGTAAAGTTAGACAATGAAGAGAAACAAGAATTAGAAAAGATTTTGGCTCGTCATAGTACCAGTCAACAAGTTGCCAAGAGAGCCAAAATTATACTTTTGGCATCTCAAGGAAAAAATCATCGCACTATTGCAAAAGAATTAGACATTAGCCGAAAAATGGCAAGACTGTGGCGAGAAAGATGGTTACAGTTGAAGCAAAAAGATGCACTCGTCAAGGAAAGACTATTGGATGCAGAAAGACCAGGGTCACCGACTAAATTTACGACGGAACAAGTATTACAATTATTTGCCATTGCTTGTGAGTCACCAGAAAAATATGGCAGACCAATCAGTCATTGGACATCAAGAGAATTAGCAGAAGAGATGGTCAAACAAGGAATAGTCGGAAGTATTTCCACAAGGCACGTGGGCAGATTACTCTCCGAAGCCACCTTAAAACCCCATGTCTCAGAATATTGGTTGAATCCCCCCCCGACGAAAAGTTTGATGAAAAAATCAAAAACATCTGTTGGTTGTACAAACAAGCACAAGATTTAA